Sequence from the Solea senegalensis isolate Sse05_10M linkage group LG1, IFAPA_SoseM_1, whole genome shotgun sequence genome:
TGGGACACTGTCCTCTCTGAAAGATACCTCCTGACAGTACTAGTTGCTATATAATAAACAGCTAACCTGCCAGCTGACTAAGAAACATGGCCAAAAACTAATTTTGGTTTGACTGAATGTACTTGAAACTAATGATCTGCTCTAACTGTATCCTCAATTTATCACTGGATACATGACCTGCTCATCATCATGTCTTCTAATGGCAGTCAACAAATGAGATTGTAACGTAGTATAATGTGAGTGTAAGCACAACAGACAGAATGAGAGTGCACATTaacacagtgtgacacatgTGAACCAGATGCTTCGCTGCTGCATCTAACGACTCCCAGTGATCTGAGCTTATCACTGTGTTCAGTGTCTGCTTTCAGCAGCATGTACAGTGCAGGGACTGCTCTCTGACAAGGGAATCTACAGTTCCACCTTGAGTTCCCTTTTGTGACCGAAGATCATGTGTAAACAAGTCATTAGATCATCCTTTTTACACCATTTGTCCATGCACTTGTACTTTAATTGACATATGAAGAGGCCTGAAATTAAAactacagtgacacacagattGGTACAATTTGAAACCTTAAACCTTAAAAGTATAAACCGTTTTTTATGGGATGTAGATATGTCATGAAGTAAGTTTAAATTGGTCTTCTACTAATATATGAAACAATTGCTGTCTTTCTGTAGTGTGATGTTTCAGCCATAGACTGTGTAAACGTGGACATAGTTTCCCAGATGCCAAACTATCTCACTTACTGAAGCCTTGTAATTTTAGCTGGCACagtgtcagtttttgaaaccagaaacCCACAGGCACCTATTGGACGACgttagctgtcaatcacactggtttccactcatatgtgccatgctttatcttctgttttcctcaaaatggaaacataatttgCAAAATTggcatcatgtgctattgaagaacaCCTGACCCTAGTGATTGAGACACTTGATTCCTCAGGAAAATATTAACTATAAATTATATCAGAAGTAGTCTTATTTTTTCACAGACCTCCATTTAAAGAGTCCTTTTTGCATTTAGGATTCACcctctggtggctaactgctacttccatccttCCTGGGCTTCACATTTCAAGCTGGAAGTGCAATCGGCCTCAAACATGGTGGTTATGACATCAGGTTCCTGTTGACTAAATTGACAAAGATTTCCTGTTAAATATGTCATTAGCTGCTCTCCCATTGTGAGCACATTTAAGACACAACTCCTTGATGTCATCAGTTACACGTTTGAGCTTGTTACGCATCATGTTAACAATTTGTAGATTTATTCTACTACTTTTTCTGCTCCCATCTTGTCTATTACTTGATGATAAGTGGGAGTCACTGAGTAGAAATTTGCAAAATGGTACATTTAATGTCAGAGCTGTTAAAGAGCAGGTTAGTTGAGCAGATAAAAGAGTAAAAGTTAAGCCCAAAGAAGGCAGCTAACTCCTGATTTTTATTCGTGCTACAGGCCGAGGAGCTATTACGTTAAATTGCATCTCATCTCTCAATCCCTTTGTCAGAGTGCAGCTATAAACTGTgtgatacagtatgtgtgaaactttttttttgccatgtagctttatttcattttaacaaacaaaaattgaTTCACCTGGAACTGTTACTACATTGACCATGATcaatgtttcttcttctgtgtgaccatctccaactctttcctcttctATTCAGATTGTTTCCAGTTTCAAAGCCACCACAGGCTCCCGGGCCTTGTGCCAGCTGCTCAAGGAATATGTGGGTCACCGGGACGGGATCTGGGACCTCAGTGTCACCCGCACTCAGCCGGTGGTCCTGGGCACTGCCTCTGCAGGTACAAGGCATTCATTTCACTGACTCATTTACAGTACATATggcattttttctttctttattaacAGTCAGCATGCTGCATAGAGGTTTTCAACAGGGATAATTAGCCAAAACTAAGGGTGTAGTATGACATTATTATATTGCTGGCAAATGAACTCTGATGGCGTAGTGCAGTCAGTGGAAGAAAAGAGTGTAGAGAAGATGATTGATGGCAGCTGTTGTGCGCGATAGTAGTTTTGTTTGTGCTAATATTTTTGTGACAACAATGGGTTTTCTATGTGGCccttaaccctttttttttatcttgtgtgCACAAGTTATTATACTATTTTATATCATCTTGtcattaaacaaatacataaaaaaccATGCTTCCTCCCATTTAGACACAATGTATAAACATCAGGAAGGGAGCATATTTCTCTTTGCAAAGGGATCTCATCAGCAGTATAACAAAGCCTCCTACCACATCAATGCTAGCTCCTTCATTAATACACAGGAACTCAACTGGGATAAGTTTGGATACAGGCCAGGGTGTAGTGTAATTTTCCTTGGCAACTGTTCATATCCAAATCCTGCACCCCACCTAGTGATTTGGGTGTTAAAGTAGCCAGTATATTTGTCTGTAACTTGTATTGTTAAAACCATGTTTCTGTCTAGGGCTGGGCAATTAATTGTGTGTTTCAATTACGATTTTGGCCCAGAATGATTACGAaatcaaaatgatcaaaaagcaaaattattattacaaaatgggggcttttattctgaaaataacacttttaaagTTGGAATTGTGTTTGACTCTCCTGCTCCCATCCAGTAAAAATAGAACACAGGTGTtcattgctctctctctctctctcgctagAGCACTCTCTCATGCTCATGCATAAAAACAATACCACTGTATAccatgaaaatgttgaaattttgaaaaatagcatgacatacatttttgttcatacTGTCCAGCACTATTTTAAAGGCAATTTTATGTTTTCCTTTACTTTTAGCTCCATAAGATCTATCCATTGTTTCTCCTTTTATGTCTCACTATGAAGTGTAGTGTATGATGCTGTGTTAAAGACAACATGTTTCCTCATTGCTCTCTCCATAGACCACTCAGCTCTGCTGTGGAGCATAGAGACTGGGAAGTGTCTGCTGAGGTATGCAGGTCATGCTGGATCAGGTAATTGGAAAATTCACACTTAcaaaaaatgtactgtaaaaaGTACTGTAGCTGTTGTGCAGATGGTTCATGTTGGAATTACATGTTATAGGTTAATCTTAGATATAACAAGGTGTCTGTCAACATTTGCTCACATGGCATAATAGATAACGTCCTTGTGTGTCATCTGCCCACAGTTAACTCCATCAAGTTCCACCCCACAGAGCAGATGGCCCTCACAGGTTCGTATatgaatgcatgtgtgtttgctgacaCTCCTCACAACTGTTTGCTCAAAACAGTAGAGGCTGAAAAGAGATGGACAGACACTTGTATGTTGACGGGAATGTTCGGTGTGTTTGACGATATTTAATTATGTTCGCACAGCCTCTGGAGACCAGACAGCTCACATCTGGCGCTACATGGTGCAGCTTCCTGCCCCCCAACCACCACCAGATGTCAGTGtaggtcattttttttactgctctTGACCCTGACTTTTAAAGGTACAATCAATAACAGTTTCCACATTGAAATGTCAAAAGTAACTAGATCTGTGTTTTCACATCATTGAAATGTGTCTGTATAATTATTCCAAATATATCTACTAATTCTCTCACCtggagaaatgaaaaatattgatttgttacaattttttcatttgttcaccaGTGAATATCTTCTCATCTCCTTGAGTCAGagtagtgtttgtttgtttgtttgtcaggaGTAGAAACCAGACCAGCCACATATTTTGCCACACATTTCATATCTCGGTAGTAAACTGGATGAGAGATTTTGAGCATCGTATATCTGGATCTTATGTTATCAGACAAACAAGCTGCCTAGCTTGGCTCACAGCCCCATGACATCCCTTGTTTGCCAAATAgcaatgaaacaacaacaacaacaacaacacaggttTTCAATTGGAAGCTGCTTTTGTCAGTATTTTTATCAGATTTTCTCAGTGGGTCTGTTTGTCTtggagaagaagagcagagtcTGTGAATAATTCTGCtctagctaaaaaaaaaaaaacaacttgaatgATGGACTGATGTGTCTCGCTCTGTAGGCCCCATGTGATGATGACCAGGACTcatcagacagagaggaaggagaggtgGATGGAGAGGGACCCTGTGAGGTTCCCACTGTCCGGGTGGCCACGGCAACACTGAAGAGCCACCAGGGTGTAGTGATTGCAGCTGATTGGTTGGTTGGAGGCCGACAAGTGGTGACTGCTTCCTGGGATCGTGCTGCCAACCTGTATGAGGTGGAGACATCTGAACTGGTTCATACACTGACTGGTAAGCATGCAAGCTTGTGctttgtcatagtatagcatggcATTGCTTActtgtttgatatttttatttatttatgtttagatccgtccatccatctattttctaccactttatccatagggcgataggcggggtacaccttggacagttTGCGAGCcaaacaactatccactctcacacctacagtcaatttgtcatttaattttttttttatattgtgttttttgttttgttttttcacattattgATTTTGTCTTTTACTTAATACTATCCAGCAATCCAGTTGCAGTTTGGTTgatttatatatgtttatatatcatttctgtttgtttcataCAAAGACTCTTGAAATCAGGAGACTGACCCTAACCAAAGCAAGGCAAGGAACTAAAAGGGAAGACAATAGGAGCAGGTTGTTTACTTTATTCAGCAGTAATTGGCTGTTAAAGTTTCCCTATGCTACTCTTATGTGAACATTAGTGTTGCTTAATTAAGTCAAGTAGTTTAGTTCACGTATTCTCCTGTCATTTGCCATTATAATCCTGCAGGGGAAGAGTCAAAACTCAAAGGATCTAAAACCATATTTTCTGTGAATAATTGAAACAGTTGAATTTCCTATGTGTGTTTTGCAGGCCATGACCAGGAGCTGACCCACTGCTGCACCCACCCTACTCAGCGGCTGGTGGTCACTTCATCCAGAGACACCACCTTCAGACTGTGGGACTTCAGAGACCCGTCCATCCACTCTGTCAACGTCTTCCAGGGACATACTGAGtcagtttgacacacacacacacacacatatatgtgtatatgttggAGTCTTTATTTTGCCCACAGGGTGGTGCTGTGGCATCTCTCTGGTTGGAGAATCCCTTCAGCACCTCTATTTTACCTTTCACAGTGCCACATTAATTTACATACCCGGCTGCTCTAAGCCAAATCCTCCACTTGCCTCTCATTCATTACTGAGCACTTCTCCTTACTTCAGTGGCTTTTCCGTCCTTCTctcctgtctttctctgtctacctctctctttctctctctctcgcttgcTTTCCTGTTCATTTATCTGTCCATTTCTACTTTAATCCCCCACTCTGTGTAATTTGGCACTCTGCGCGCTGTTAACACTCAATTGCAGCCGCTCATTTCAAAACGATGACTGTCAGGCTCGTCTGTGACTTTCAGTGACAGCGGTCTCTAAAGGACGTAAGAAGTgtgagtgtaagtgtgtgtgtgtgtgcaggctggCTGGCAGTCTTTGATTGCGAGTGAGGGGATTACAAAGAGCTCATTATGTGTGACCCCAACATGTATAATTCCTGCAGATCCCACTTTAATTCTCTCCCATAGACAATTGGTGTAATGAGATTAAGCACTATTGTTTCTCAGTTAACGACAGTGCTCCTCTTTTTGtttcccttccttccctccatcaTTTTTTTGCGAATGGCCACTGAAAATATCTCCTCCAATAAACTTGCAGACAGTTGACATGTCTGTATGTTGTATGTCTGTAAGACCATGGCTATATTTATTTCTACCGCGTTTCTGCAGTGAAGCCAGCTATATAAATAACTCTAATTTGAAGTAGCACATAGCAAGTTGCACGAAAGGTATCAGGAGAAGCTGGTGTAGCTAACAgtcagtgttttacaaacaacaacatgttaaaTACATTATCAGTCTAATATATCGACTCGTAGGTGACCGTGTACAGTTCATGCATCTACATCTCTGTGGTTTGTCTACTGAGTTGGTTTCCTGTTCTCTTGTCTGTCTGAGTTACTCCTACACTCCCAacctaaatatatttaaaatttacTATAGGAAACTAAAATGCTCTATCTCCTTACATACATTAGGCGTGCCTCTGTGCAGTCATGCAGTTTTGTTTTAGTCAGAAGCTACAACATCTCTATTGCTAATTACCCAGAATATTCAATTTTGCATAGCGATATCATGTGACATTGACAGAGGCAGCGGCTGAGAAGAGAATGTGAATGCTTTAAAATGCAGACGATGTTGAGAACTGGAGGGGGAGACCATCCCCTTTTGTTTCCACCCTCTTCGCTCGCAATTACTGCTAATACTCCCTGACAGCGAACGTGGCAGCTAAAAGTGCAGCATACACCCTCTGTCCAACCTCCCCCATCCTCTCGTTTTTCCCGCCTTAATTGCAGAGTAATGACAACTGCACTTGTGCTAACAAAATGGCCCAGAGCAAACGAGACAAGACAGCAGACTTGCTCTACAAATGAGGCCGCCATATCACATTTGTCTCTCAAGTCATATACAGCTAACGGAGACATTTGAGAGAAAAGTAAGTTTGTCAGAGTGCTTGGATGTTTGGGGTTGGTTCTGTGTGGAGATTTGACATCTTGTTTCTGCTGTAGGAATTCACCTGCACCTAATAGGCAACTGTCGGTGCTCTAAAACCTCTTGGTTTGCTCCagcattgtttcattttcattttaggaATTTGTCTTACTCTTAGTAAAAACTTAGTCAAGTCAATGAAAGcactaataaaaaaaggaaagggagaTGAAAGTCATGGCCACAGTGACAGATGGACACAACCCCAAATTGCTCAAGGTGGCTGTTACAGCATCGTGTAATTATGACAGGTATGGGATGTGATATGTGAACATATCATgcactgtatttatgtgtgaCAAAATTGTAGTGCAATGAGAGTTAAGgtgtcatcaagactagaaaaagtGCTGtagaaatacagaccatttatcatttaataGTTTGTC
This genomic interval carries:
- the wdr37 gene encoding WD repeat-containing protein 37 isoform X3 translates to MEDSKLPLSLRSNLLDLFGQIEREFENLYIENLELRREIDSLNERLTGDGQTVEGGDPTKGALKTKASHSTSQLSQKLKTTYKASTSKIVSSFKATTGSRALCQLLKEYVGHRDGIWDLSVTRTQPVVLGTASADHSALLWSIETGKCLLRYAGHAGSVNSIKFHPTEQMALTASGDQTAHIWRYMVQLPAPQPPPDVSAPCDDDQDSSDREEGEVDGEGPCEVPTVRVATATLKSHQGVVIAADWLVGGRQVVTASWDRAANLYEVETSELVHTLTGHDQELTHCCTHPTQRLVVTSSRDTTFRLWDFRDPSIHSVNVFQGHTDTVTSAVFTVGDNVVSGSDDRTVKVWDLKNMRSPIATIRTDSAVNRISVSANQRIIALPHDNRQVRLFDMSGQRLARLPRSNRMGHRRMVCCTAWNEENQSCNLFTCGFDRQAIGWNINIPALLQEK